From a region of the Rhipicephalus microplus isolate Deutch F79 chromosome X, USDA_Rmic, whole genome shotgun sequence genome:
- the LOC142775005 gene encoding uncharacterized protein LOC142775005 isoform X5: MWPGSMHGSLIWKDCDLLGSFEGTKLPNGWLQAYFSSRAMQLAHMQAKSWSALLVFCAGRRISIRQDTGINNNVPAVTGGSVLHGHVECIKNEAQKTKKYKGTTSGCSPAQSIQQQKDHIVMSGTAAA; encoded by the exons atgtggcctggaagcatgcatggcagcctcatctggaaggactgcgatctgcttgggagcttcgagggcacaaaactgcctaacggctggctgcaag cctacttcagcagcagagcgatgcaactagcacacatgcaagccaagtcatggagcgctcttttggtgttctgtgcaggacgcagaatatccatccggcaagacactggtatcaacaataatg ttccagcagtaacagggggttcggtgctccacggtcatgtagaGTGTATCAAGAACGAAGCACAGAAGACCAAGAAGTATAAAGGGACTACCAGTggctgttctcctgctcaaagtatacaacagcagaaagatcacattgtgatgtcaggaacagctgctgcttaa
- the LOC142775005 gene encoding uncharacterized protein LOC142775005 isoform X7 has product MWPGSMHGSLIWKDCDLLGSFEGTKLPNGWLQGRRISIRQDTGINNNVPAVTGGSVLHGHVECIKNEAQKTKKYKGTTSGCSPAQSIQQQKDHIVMSGTAAA; this is encoded by the exons atgtggcctggaagcatgcatggcagcctcatctggaaggactgcgatctgcttgggagcttcgagggcacaaaactgcctaacggctggctgcaag gacgcagaatatccatccggcaagacactggtatcaacaataatg ttccagcagtaacagggggttcggtgctccacggtcatgtagaGTGTATCAAGAACGAAGCACAGAAGACCAAGAAGTATAAAGGGACTACCAGTggctgttctcctgctcaaagtatacaacagcagaaagatcacattgtgatgtcaggaacagctgctgcttaa
- the LOC142775005 gene encoding uncharacterized protein LOC142775005 isoform X6 — translation MWPGSMHGSLIWKDCDLLGSFEGTKLPNGWLQAYFSSRAMQLAHMQAKSWSALLVFCAGRRISIRQDTGINNNAVTGGSVLHGHVECIKNEAQKTKKYKGTTSGCSPAQSIQQQKDHIVMSGTAAA, via the exons atgtggcctggaagcatgcatggcagcctcatctggaaggactgcgatctgcttgggagcttcgagggcacaaaactgcctaacggctggctgcaag cctacttcagcagcagagcgatgcaactagcacacatgcaagccaagtcatggagcgctcttttggtgttctgtgcaggacgcagaatatccatccggcaagacactggtatcaacaataatg cagtaacagggggttcggtgctccacggtcatgtagaGTGTATCAAGAACGAAGCACAGAAGACCAAGAAGTATAAAGGGACTACCAGTggctgttctcctgctcaaagtatacaacagcagaaagatcacattgtgatgtcaggaacagctgctgcttaa
- the LOC142775005 gene encoding uncharacterized protein LOC142775005 isoform X8: MWPGSMHGSLIWKDCDLLGSFEGTKLPNGWLQGRRISIRQDTGINNNAVTGGSVLHGHVECIKNEAQKTKKYKGTTSGCSPAQSIQQQKDHIVMSGTAAA; the protein is encoded by the exons atgtggcctggaagcatgcatggcagcctcatctggaaggactgcgatctgcttgggagcttcgagggcacaaaactgcctaacggctggctgcaag gacgcagaatatccatccggcaagacactggtatcaacaataatg cagtaacagggggttcggtgctccacggtcatgtagaGTGTATCAAGAACGAAGCACAGAAGACCAAGAAGTATAAAGGGACTACCAGTggctgttctcctgctcaaagtatacaacagcagaaagatcacattgtgatgtcaggaacagctgctgcttaa